The Mustela erminea isolate mMusErm1 chromosome 10, mMusErm1.Pri, whole genome shotgun sequence genomic sequence CTACCCCCATCCACATCAGTCTGTGTACGTTTGGCCCCTCCGCTTCTCCACTGCAGCTGAAGTGGCTTCACTGGGGGTCCGTGGTCTGGAGGGTGAGCGACCGGAGGGACACACCTGAACGGCACCGTCAGTCGGGTGGCCTGGCATCAGAAGCCTTCTCCTGGACTTCGTCGTACTGTGGTGGCGGAGTCAGAGGCTCGATGGAGGGGGGAGGGACGTTCTTGTCCGGCAGGTTGATCCTGAAGTCTTTAAGGTGAAGCTTTTCGGATTTAATCCTCCGAACTTTCAGTGGCTTTAGGCGTTTGGCCAACTTGGAGTTCTGCCTGTCGGGCGGATGCCCCGGGCTGGCCTCCGCGTTGGCCCTGGCAGCCGTGGGGCTCGTCTCGTCAGGCCCAGTTAAGGACTCataggaggggagagagatgctCATCCTGGGGTTCTGGTCCAGTTCCCTCGCTTCTGAGTAGTTGGTGTTCATCACTTCCTCATAACTGGGGACGTAGTACCTGGAGgaggcctcctcctcttcctcctcctcctggctgcAAGGCAACAAGCACCAACAGAGTGTTAGCAGGAGCTCCGCGATATCTGAAATCACGAGGGGATGAACTCTGGATCCTGTGTCAGCCCTGGGTCCTCATATACCAGACTTGGAAACAACCAGTGGGTTCCAGAAGTAACCAAAGCTAACACTTCAACTGTGTGCAAGGAGTTGGGTACTCTGCTAAGTACTCTGACACGGATCAACCAGTCTCATCTTCCTAACAACACAATGAGTTAGGTACTatttttatacccattttacgGATGGGGAAACGGGTAAGTCAAGGTTATGTGACTTGGTCATATACTTGGGAAGTGGGACATCAGGAACTAAACACCACCCTCAGTGACTACACTGGACAGTCTGGAAGTGTTAACACAAGGAAGTGTGAAACCCCCTTTGCTTTTAAGCCTCACCCTTAACCACGTGCCGGATGGGCTGCTCTGGTGCCAAGCTGGGTCCTTTGGCCAAAGGCCACATAAATACACATGAACCAGCTGCCAGCCTGAAGCAAAGTGGTTGTtcccagggagagaaggaatttcTGCTATAAAATTTGTAAGTATTTCAAGTTATTCTGTAATTTTGTCTCCAAATTCACTGTAAGGCTCGAAGGTCTCATCCTCAGGCGTAGTCTCCCTTGACTGCTGAAAGAGAAAACCAGTAGTCAGggtgattttttggttttgtttttacacaTGTGCAGGGAATAGTGCCATTAGCCATAGTCCAGGACTCTGCACTTGAACCTGTAGGGTGATAATGGCCAACATCAGCCCCTCCCTGTCTGTCCCCGCCTTCCTGTCACTTCAGTTGGGCATACGAGTGCTCATGGCTAGGGTGGGTGATCAGGGATGactgattttccttctttgttcttttctgtatttcttttttttttttttttttaaagattatttatttatttatttatttgacagagagagaaatcacaagtaggcggagagtcaggcagagagagagagagaagcaggctcccgctgagcaaagagcccgatgcgggactcgatcccaggacactgagatcatgacccgagccgaaggcagcggcttaatccactgagccacccaggcgcccctcttttctgtatttcttaagTCTTCTAGAATATGCACGCATGATCTTTTATTATCAGTAAATGGGTTTCGTTTTTCCAAACTAAAACAACTCCCTCCCCGCTAGAAAGATGACAGAGTTGCAGAAAATCTCAACAATGCCGAAAAAACCTCAGGCAGAAAAGCACACCATCCCATCTCCTTCCACCTGGAGACAGGCACTGTTAACACGCTGTTGTACATCTTTCCAGACCCCTCTCTAATCCCACAGCTGCAACATCTGAGGTGATTAGGACCTTCCCAAAGACGCTGTACTGCTACCTCCATTTCCCACCATGGAGCATATGGTCCCACGATAGCAAATATAGGTCAGCTATGGCTGTGCAGAATGCCACCAAGGGGGCGTGCCATAATTTAGCCCGAATGATGGATATTTAGGTCGCTTGCTCAGTTTTTGCTGTCCTAAGCAATGTTCTGATAAACCTAAGGGCACAGACTCCTTTGTACTTGCGTGATTTTTCCTCCCAAGGGTAAACTCTTAGGAACGGAACGGAGAGGGACACACATCTTCAATACCTCCTCTCACTGCCTCTTCAGAAAGGCTGTGTCAGTCACTGCCCTCATCAGTGACCCATTTCCCTACAGCTCTCCAACACCAGGGGCAGCCTGTCCTGGCCATGAAGACAGGCAAAGAACTATGACACCTTTCCTCGTTTGCATTTCGTGACTAATGAGGTGGAACATCTACTGTCTGAACATTCTATGAGATGCTTCCTTGTGTCCTTTATCCGTTTTCCTACTGGTGTGCTCATCTGTCACATTCCTTTGCAAGGGCTTCTTCTAGTGGGGATGTCAACCTTCATCATGTGCTCCCTGATGTACCGCTTATCTCTTAAACACACTTGTGGCATTTTTGTTCAAATAGAACACTGCTTCCCAACCTTTTCAATACAAAGCATGCACACACAGCCCATCTGGAGACTCTGGCTGTCCTGGGCCCCGTGCAGCTTCCTGGTCGGTGTCAGAATCTCGATACACTTGTCGTCCATTCATACCGCATTACTGGGGCAACTATAGAACTATAAAGTTACTTGGAAAATGATAAACTGCTTTTCAGAGCCCCAGTGGGGGAAAGTGGGAAGGCAGAGTGTCCTAGACTAAAATAATCTCATCAGCGACCcctaggagtgtgtgtgtgttcacgaGCGTGTATCCATCCCC encodes the following:
- the TMEM51 gene encoding transmembrane protein 51, translating into MMAQSKANGSHYALTAIGLGMLVLGVIMAMWNLVPGFSAHEKPTAQGNNKTEIGSGILKSKTFSVAYVLVGAGVMLLLLSICLSIRDKRKQRQGEEMVHIQHQPGVEPHAPEEDSQEEEEEEEASSRYYVPSYEEVMNTNYSEARELDQNPRMSISLPSYESLTGPDETSPTAARANAEASPGHPPDRQNSKLAKRLKPLKVRRIKSEKLHLKDFRINLPDKNVPPPSIEPLTPPPQYDEVQEKASDARPPD